In Tripterygium wilfordii isolate XIE 37 chromosome 15, ASM1340144v1, whole genome shotgun sequence, one DNA window encodes the following:
- the LOC119979794 gene encoding uncharacterized protein LOC119979794 codes for MVRSCCFPCKRSDKGELVMQVQWAVTVTGYSRKNSWLCITWRRRIVLSKEGVGPVKHVKFTKGSVSCIMVRGRGVGRGGRGGRRFPAEEVYDHRGTHKMSGGLHAEVFIDWLNEIERIFEFKEVPEEAKFKLVAMKLKGRASAWWEQLKRTRERQRKPRIVDWEKMKCKLRENFLPLGYAESLFQRLQNLKQSTRQVDDYTEEFYQLVARNDMNESDEQLVTRYIGGLRLEIQDALSLYTICTVFEAYQRALTVEKQLSRTISRQASCGVDHNASNSRSGPSRGTEQAVPVPQVHPQNAASLPQVAGTGFKCFKCGEPGHKSSDCRKATSCVGKNLLVEGEYDDSENYNLEGPIFDEENLETEIIDGDGHVNLVIRKSLLIPKESNGEDWLRTNIFQTTCTVGEKVCKLIIDCGSCENVVSEEATSKLQLQTVQHPKPYKLSWLKKGTNIMVDRKCLVSFSIGKKYFDKAWCDVIPMDACHLLLGRPWQYDSGAVHDGKKNTYTLKNKGKVFVLKPRKEKEQLNLLNLSLFLRAAKEQGVIYALWPCEREATDSSKVPAEVQEIIDKFSYLMPKDLPPGLPPMHDFQHHIDLIPGAVLPNKPTYRLSPKEYEELRRQVEELLDRGYIRDSMSPCAVLALLTTKKDGSWRSRVFSKLDLRSGYHQIRIRPGDEWKTAFKTQDGLYECFFMTNSVTFLGFIVSDQGVCADPSKVQAILDWPTPNSLHNIRSFHGLASFYRRFVQNFSTLIAPIIECLRGKVFQWTDEADQSFRLVKRKIAATPVLTLPNFEKIFEVHCDASGVGIGGVLNQEGHPVAFYSAKLSSA; via the exons ATGGTTCGATCCTGTTGTTTTCCTTGTAAGAGGAGTGATAAGGGTGAGCTTGTGATGCAGGTTCAGTGGGCAGTAACGGTGACAGGTTATTCAAGGAAGAATAGCTGGCTTTGCATTACTTGGAGAAGAAGGATTGTGCTAAGCAAGGAAGGCGTAGGACCTGTTAAACATGTCAAGTTT ACGAAAGGATCTGTTTCCTGCATTATGGTACGCGGCAGAGGCGTTGGTCGTGGGGGTCGTGGTGGTAGGCGGTTTCCGGCTGAGGAGGTCTATGATCATAGGGGGACGCACAAGATGAG TGGGGGGTTACATGCTGAAGTTTTCATTGATTGGCTGAATGAAATCGAGCGTATCTTTGAGTTTAAGGAGGTACCAGAAGAGGCAAAGTTTAAGCTGGTAGCCATGAAATTGAAGGGTCGTGCCTCCGCATGGTGGGAACAATTGAAAAGAACTCGTGAGAGACAGCGTAAACCAAGAATTGTTGATTGGGAAAAGATGAAGTGTAAACTTAGAGAAAATTTTCTTCCTCTTGGGTATGCAGAATCATTGTTTCAGAGACTTCAGAATCTAAAACAAAGCACACGCCAGGTAGATGACTATACAGAGGAATTCTACCAACTAGTGGCAAGGAACGATATGAACGAATCCGACGAGCAATTAGTTACAAGATATATTGGGGGACTACGATTAGAAATACAAGATGCCTTAAGCCTCTATACCATATGCACAGTTTTTGAGGCTTACCAACGTGCATTAACAGTGGAGAAACAATTAAGTCGGACCATATCCAGGCAGGCGAGCTGCGGTGTTGATCATAATGCATCCAACTCAAGGTCAGGGCCCAGCCGCGGTACTGAACAGGCAGTCCCAGTTCCACAAGTCCACCCACAGAATGCCGCAAGTTTACCTCAAGTTGCAGGTACTGGATTTAAGTGTTTTAAGTGTGGTGAACCAGGACATAAGTCTAGTGATTGTCGTAAAGCTACCAGTTGTGTCGGAAAGAATTTGTTAGTCGAAGGAGAGTATGACGATTCAGAGAATTATAATCTTGAGGGTCCAATTTTTGATGAAGAAAATCTTGAAACTGAAATTATTGATGGTGATGGTCACGTGAATTTGGTTATCAGAAAAAGTCTTCTCATACCAAAAGAATCCAATGGAGAGGACTGGTTACGCACTAACATCTTTCAGACCACATGTACTGTGGGTGAAAAGGTGTGCAAACTAATAATCGATTGCGGAAGTTGTGAGAATGTAGTGTCGGAGGAAGCAACTTCTAAACTCCAGTTACAAACAGTTCAACACCCGAAGCCATATAAGCTTTCTTGGTTGAAAAAGGGGACAAATATTATGGTGGATCGAAAGTGTTTGGTCTCCTTTTCAATtgggaaaaaatattttgataagGCCTGGTGTGATGTGATACCCATGGATGCTTGTCACCTACTATTGGGTAGGCCCTGGCAATATGATAGTGGAGCAGTACATGAcgggaaaaaaaatacttataccTTGAAAAATAAGGGTAAAGTGTTTGTCttgaaaccaagaaaagaaaaagaacaactCAATTTGCTAAATCTATCATTATTTTTAAGAGCTGCCAAAGAGCAAGGTGTGATTTATGCTTTATGGCCTTGTGAGAGAGAGGCCACGGACAGTTCTAAAGTTCCTGCTGAAGTACAAGAAATAATTGATAAATTCTCATACTTGATGCCCAAAGATCTTCCTCCAGGATTACCTCCAATGCACGATTTTCAACATCATATTGATTTAATACCTGGGGCGGTATTACCAAACAAGCCGACTTATAGGCTTAGTCCTAAGGAGTATGAAGAATTGAGGAGGCAGGTGGAGGAATTGTTGGACCGTGGATATATACGTGACAGCATGAGTCCTTGCGCTGTTCTTGCATTATTGACAACAAAGAAAGATGGATCTTGGC GCTCTCGGGTATTTTCTAAACTTGATCTTAGAAGTGGGTATCATCAAATACGCATTAGACCGGGGGACGAATGGAAAACTGCTTTCAAAACTCAGGACGGCTTGTATGAATG tttctttaTGACTAATTCAGTCACGTTCTTGGGCTTTATTGTATCTGATCAAGGAGTGTGTGCAGACCCATCCAAGGTGCAAGCTATTCTTGATTGGCCAACCCCAAATAGTCTTCATAATATTCGAAGTTTTCATGGCTTGGCCTCCTTTTACAGGAGATTTGTGCAGAATTTTAGCACTCTGATAGCACCAATAATTGAGTGCCTAAGAGGAAAGGTGTTTCAATGGACCGATGAGGCTGATCAGAGCTTTCGACTGGTGAAGAGAAAAATTGCAGCAACTCCAGTATTAACTCTTCCTAACTTTGAGAAGATTTTTGAAGTTCATTGTGATGCCTCTGGAGTAGGAATTGGGGGTGTGCTCAATCAAGAGGGACATCCTGTTGCTTTTTATAGTGCTAAGCTCTCTAGTGCTTAG
- the LOC119980028 gene encoding putative F-box protein At5g55150 produces the protein MRNWAELPQDVLLVILQKLIIGKDYHRFAFVCRSWTGVVVNYLERYAPSGSPCLIVPAPGIASKSKSRRLLASPVGKDIDKEQDFLPQVRVPLQDVYIGSHQGWLIMLTDAMGMYLLNPISDTRINLPEIWLLELNNIYRYTIAMIYLEPMWPRLSFCRSKVILSTIPTASDCFVLLIYGYKKLAFCKVGDEDWTFIDDKAFRYRIEKNFRFFMDAIYLKGQFYVVSARGEIFGFDLTVSEPKLTTMYAHGLHTNALIHRVPSHDWQLLWYLVECRGQLFRILQVEKRRIEEEDHVNQAEAIGIGAEHPHTPLDKLYCRVSYSSYCFEVCKLDTRSGSKPSWIQVDNFEGDAVFLGRNQSFSLSNPHEFGYKRNRIYFTDHASVNNDMGVFNLEDGTVEPLYKTNSRFILPSAIWVIPKP, from the coding sequence ATGAGAAACTGGGCTGAACTCCCTCAAGATGTCTTGTTGGTAATCCTGCAAAAACTAATTATTGGTAAAGATTATCATCGATTTGCTTTTGTGTGCAGATCCTGGACAGGTGTTGTTGTAAACTACCTCGAACGCTATGCCCCTTCGGGTTCTCCTTGTCTAATTGTTCCAGCACCAGGTATTGCCTCCAAATCAAAATCAAGACGCCTTCTTGCCTCCCCAGTTGGCAAGGACATTGATAAAGAACAGGATTTCTTACCCCAAGTCAGAGTTCCACTTCAAGACGTCTATATTGGATCCCATCAAGGATGGCTTATAATGCTAACCGATGCAATGGGCATGTACCTGCTGAATCCCATCTCTGATACTCGCATCAACCTTCCTGAAATTTGGTTGCTCGAACTAAATAATATTTACCGCTACACCATAGCAATGATTTATTTAGAACCCATGTGGCCGAGATTGAGCTTCTGTAGGAGCAAAGTCATCTTATCAACAATTCCTACAGCCTCTGATTGCTTTGTCCTACTTATTTACGGATACAAGAAGCTGGCTTTCTGCAAGGTGGGTGACGAAGATTGGACCTTTATTGATGATAAAGCTTTCAGGTATCGTATAGAGaaaaattttagattttttatgGATGCAATTTATTTGAAGGGGCAATTCTACGTTGTATCAGCAAGAGGAGAGATTTTTGGTTTTGACCTTACTGTTTCTGAACCTAAACTGACTACGATGTATGCCCATGGCTTGCACACTAATGCCCTCATCCATCGTGTTCCCTCCCATGATTGGCAACTGCTTTGGTATCTAGTGGAATGCAGGGGCCAACTATTTAGAATCTTGCAGGTAGAAAAACGTCGCATTGAGGAAGAAGATCATGTCAACCAAGCAGAAGCTATTGGCATTGGTGCAGAACACCCACATACGCCTCTTGATAAACTTTATTGTAGGGTGTCATATAGCTCTTATTGTTTTGAAGTGTGTAAGCTGGATACAAGGAGTGGATCAAAGCCAAGCTGGATACAAGTAGACAATTTTGAAGGGGATGCAGTGTTTTTGGGTAGGAATCAATCCTTTTCCCTCTCAAATCCGCATGAGTTTGGTTACAAAAGAAATCGGATATATTTTACGGATCATGCATCTGTAAATAATGATATGGGAGTGTTCAACTTGGAGGATGGTACTGTGGAGCCACTTTACAAGACAAATTCTAGGTTTATACTGCCTTCTGCTATTTGGGTGATTCCCAAACCATAA
- the LOC120017159 gene encoding thioredoxin Y1, chloroplastic-like: MAISLSASTVPSLNTRSISNLSGYSSFSAKQLFPLRFQRIQIGKAGISSSSRRRNSLVVASKKQTFSSFDEMLATSDKPVLVDFYATWCGPCQFMVPILNEVSVALKDTIQLVKIDTEKYPSIADKYKIEALPTFIIFKDGKPCDRFEGALNADQLIQRIENLLKVKQ; the protein is encoded by the exons ATGGCGATTTCGCTCTCAGCATCAACAGTTCCTTCATTGAATACGCGAAGCATCAGTAATTTGTCTGGATATTCGTCGTTTTCTGCTAAGCAATTATTCCCTTTACGGTTTCAGAGAATTCAAATCGGGAAGGCTGGGATTTCCTCCTCGTCTCGGCGTCGAAACTCACTTGTG GTTGCATCAAAGAAGCAAACATTTTCCTCGTTTGATGAAATGCTGGCGACTTCTGACAAACCTGTACTAGTCGATTTCTATGCTACTTg GTGTGGCCCTTGTCAGTTCATGGTTCCAATTCTTAATGAAGTTAGTGTTGCTCTGAAAGATACGATCCAGTTGGTGAAAATCGACACTGAGAAGTACCCAAGCATTGCAGATAAATACAAGATAGAGGCATTGCCTACTTTCATCATTTTCAAGGATGGGAAACCTTGTGATCGATTT GAGGGTGCTTTGAATGCTGATCAGCTCATTCAACGCATTGAAAATTTGCTAAAGGTCAAGCAATAG
- the LOC119980073 gene encoding uncharacterized protein LOC119980073 yields the protein MRWPSAVKCGGLGIAAMSYVAIDYLRHLSPTWHARLQPTLWSLLALIAITRVRSYKHWSSEFRAAIPFVASMLFMLAALLFEALSVRFVTAVLGLDWHSDTHPLPDTGQWVLLALNEKLPGSVVQILRARIIGLHHFLMLFMMLAFSVLFDSVEAPGLGLGARYMFTMAIGRLLRAITFVSTILPSARPWCAQSRFRVPGYPHHWAQKYYVPYATDANAIRQILYQDIAYADTGNYISDYHPDWGYMNFLIDFLRPTASEGPSWFGLLKKAGGGCNDLLYSGHMLVAVLTAMAWTEAYGGFSSVLVWLLVMHSAQREIRERHHYSVDCIVAIYVGILLWKMTGFIWPTKDASRGRRLEKLEKIQSRLIQAAKDSDMEEVRELLKEVELCKEDSQNRVPSRLMWLFPCATIFAAFTVVLLAFTWTSDG from the exons ATGCGGTGGCCGTCGGCGGTAAAATGCGGCGGCTTGGGGATAGCGGCCATGTCCTACGTCGCAATCGACTATCTACGCCACCTGTCCCCTACATGGCACGCGCGGCTCCAGCCGACTCTCTGGTCTCTGCTCGCCTTGATTGCTATCACCCGCGTAAGAAGCTACAAGCACTGGTCCTCCGAGTTTCGCGCCGCCATCCCATTTGTTGCTTCCATGCTCTTCATGCTCGCCGCTCTTCTCTTTGAAGCCCTTTCCGTCCGCTTCGTCACCGCCGTGCTCGGCCTTGATTGGCACAG TGATACACATCCTCTTCCAGACACTGGTCAGTGGGTGCTCCTGGCATTAAATGAGAAACTTCCAGGATCGGTGGTTCAGATATTGAGAGCCCGTATTATTGGTTTGCACCATTTCCTGATGTTGTTTATGATGCTGGCATTCTCTGTTCTCTTTGATTCTGTAGAAGCTCCCGGTCTTGGGCTAGGCGCACGGTACATGTTTACGATGGCAATTGGCCGTCTTCTTCGGGCTATAACTTTTGTATCTACAATTTTACCGTCAGCGCGGCCTTGGTGTGCTCAATCTCGGTTTAGAGTCCCTGGATACCCACATCATTGGGCTCAGAAGTATTATGTTCCATATGCTACTGATGCTAATGCGATTCGTCAGATATTATATCAAGATATAGCTTATG cTGATACTGGTAACTACATTTCTGACTACCATCCTGACTGGGGTTACATGAACTTTCTAATTGATTTCCTTCGGCCCACTGCATCAGAAGGACCATCATGGTTCGGTCTACTGAAAAAAGCTGGAGGTGGCTGCAATGACCTATTATACAGTGGCCACATGCTTGTTGCTGTATTGACAGCCATGGCTTGGACG GAAGCTTATGGAGGTTTTAGCTCAGTTCTCGTCTGGTTACTTGTAATGCACAGTGCTCAGAGAGAAATACGAGAACGACACCATTACAGTGTCGACTGCATTGTGGCCATCTACGTGGGTATATTGCTTTGGAAGATGACAGGTTTTATTTGGCCAACCAAGGATGCTTCGAGAGGCAGAAGGCTCGAGAAGCTAGAGAAGATTCAAAGCCGACTAATACAAGCTGCAAAGGACTCCGACATGGAGGAAGTGAGGGAGCTTCTGAAGGAGGTTGAGTTATGCAAGGAAGATAGTCAGAACAGAGTCCCGAGTAGGTTAATGTGGTTGTTTCCGTGTGCGACCATCTTTGCAGCATTTACTGTGGTGCTTCTGGCCTTTACATGGACGAGTGATGGCTAA
- the LOC119979795 gene encoding citrate-binding protein-like, translating into MSISANSLVFTIEGGQVLLLVVLRTCVGWLMAENGERRGKDVEPPQCSWEGRKNGVNLEFVNLQRSLLASQFISYHADPTDGFTSIGLTKANFEIQRPYNIPVDERYQFSFNDGVRRLWVYASDKPHALNSHTQPRTEIKIRGLDYSSGIRQFEGNVFVLQGTSGATIFQIFGAPKKEHRGATTMMLVIDSGNLRFYDKDLVASNVYDRWFRLNVIHDVSEGRIVVFIDGVHTFSTKVAGKAHYYFKFGVYASSRKSHYMESRWKDIKIYKKKNLRK; encoded by the exons ATGAGTATTTCGGCCAATTCACTGGTCTTCACAATCGAGGGTGGTCAAGTTTTGTTGCTGGTCGTGTTGAGAACATGTGTTGGGTGGTTGATGGCCGAGAATGGTGAACGACGGGGAAAAGATGTAGAGCCACCACAGTGCTCTTGGGAGGGGAGGAAAAATGGGGTTAATCTTGAATTTGTGAATTTACAGAGAA GCCTGCTAGCTTCACAGTTTATTTCATATCATGCCGATCCTACCGATGGTTTCACCTCCATAGGACTAACGAAAGCCAACTTCGAAATACAGAGGCCGTATAATATTCCAGTCGATGAACGATATCAATTCAGTTTCAACGATGGCGTAAGGCGTTTATGGGTCTATGCTAGTGACAAGCCGCACGCCCTTAACAGCCATACCCAACCACGCACAGAAATTAAAATCAGA GGTCTTGACTATTCGTCTGGAATCAGGCAATTCGAAGGCAATGTTTTTGTGCTGCAAGGAACATCTGGTGCCACAATTTTCCAGATTTTTGGTGCACCAAAGAAGGAACACCGCGGCGCGACGACAATGATGTTGGTGATTGACAGTGGGAACCTGAGGTTCTATGACAAGGACCTTGTGGCTTCAAATGTTTATGATAGGTGGTTTAGATTAAACGTGATCCATGACGTTAGTGAAGGGAGAATCGTTGTTTTCATCGACGGTGTTCATACATTTTCGACCAAGGTTGCAGGGAAAGCTCATTACTACTTCAAATTCGGAGTTTATGCTTCGTCTAGAAAGAGTCACTACATGGAGTCAAGGTGGaaagacatcaaaatatacaaaaaaaaaaatttgagaaaataa